Proteins encoded by one window of Aphis gossypii isolate Hap1 chromosome X, ASM2018417v2, whole genome shotgun sequence:
- the LOC114127271 gene encoding kynurenine aminotransferase-like isoform X2: MEKFKLASRYESGQFNVWIEYNNLAMITKPLNLGQGFPDYEPPSRFSNFLAEVASEKNLYSHQYTRGLGHIRLVKALSKLYSSLINREIDPLNEILITVGAYEALFCTIQSTIEVGDEAIIIEPFFDCYEPLVRIAGGTPRFIALKNTKPNSSVSHSSDWKLDPEELASLFNSKTKLIIVNTPHNPLGKVFDYDELTMIADLAKKHNVLVISDEVYEWMVYEPAKHIRMATLPDMWERTITIGSAGKTFSLTGWKLGWAYGPANLIKNLVVVHQTAIYTCATPVQEATARGFEHEISALDTPESYFQNLCKELRPKMLFLSNVLKETGFKPIIPDGGYFIISNWTSLENKIDLSLETDKYKDLQFTKWLSKNVKLQSIPFSIFFSENSKPSAENYMRLCFFKKDETLKEAEKILTTWTSKLS, from the exons atggaaaagTTTAAGTTAGCATCAAGATACGAATCTGGCCAATTTAACGTTTG gattgaatacaataatttggCTATGATTACTAAGCCTTTGAATTTAGGTCAAGGATTTCCAGATTATGAACCACCATCacgtttttctaattttttagcTGAAGTGGCCTCGGAAAAGAATTTATACTCTCATCAATATACTCGTGGTTTG ggTCATATACGTTTGGTGAAAGCATTGTCCAAATTATATTCAAGCTTAATTAACCGGGAAATTGATCCacttaatgaaatattgattACAGTTGGAGCATATGAAGCACTTTTTTGTACTATACAGAGTACTATTGAGGTGGGAGATGaagcaattattattgaaccatTTTTTGATTGCTATGAACCATTAGTACGTATCGCTGGAGGAACTCCCAGATTCATAGCTTTAAAGaat actaaGCCTAACAGTTCAGTATCACATTCGAGTGATTGGAAACTTGACCCAGAAGAACTAGCATCATTATTCAACTCTAAAACTAAGCTTATCATTGTTAACACACCGCATAATCCATTGGGAAAAGTATTTGATTATGACGAGTTAACAATGATTGCAGATTTGGccaaaaaacataatgtacTAGTTATATCTGACGAGGTATATGAGTGGATGGTGTACGAACCAGCTAAGCACATAAGAAtgg ctACACTTCCTGATATGTGGGAAAGAACAATTACGATTGGATCTGCTGGAAAAACATTTAGTTTGACTGGTTGGAAACTTGGATGGGCATATGGTCCGgctaatcttataaaaaatcttgTTGTTGTTCATCAGACTGCAATTTATACATGTGCAACACCAGTTCAGGAAGCTACTGCAAGAGGATTTGAGCATGAAATCAGTGCTCTTGATACACCAgaaagttattttcaaaatctatgTAAAGAGTTAAGACCAAAAATGCTTTTTCTGTCCAATGTGTTAAAAGAAACTGGATTCAAACCTATTATACCTGATGGTggatactttataatttcaaattggaCATCACTTG aaaataaaatagatttaagcCTGGAAACTGATAAGTACAAGGATTTACAGTTTACAAAATGGCTTTCCAAAAACGTCAAACTTCAAAGTATACCATTTTCAATCTTTTTTTCCGAAAACAGTAAACCATCGGCTGAAAACTATATGCGTCTTTGTTTCttcaaa aaagATGAAACTTTAAAGGAAgctgaaaaaattttaactacatgGACAAGCAAATTATCCTAA
- the LOC114127271 gene encoding kynurenine aminotransferase-like isoform X1, whose product MIILCNSIRRVQSVLINTNFFSKRNLFLSVYNYQNKMEKFKLASRYESGQFNVWIEYNNLAMITKPLNLGQGFPDYEPPSRFSNFLAEVASEKNLYSHQYTRGLGHIRLVKALSKLYSSLINREIDPLNEILITVGAYEALFCTIQSTIEVGDEAIIIEPFFDCYEPLVRIAGGTPRFIALKNTKPNSSVSHSSDWKLDPEELASLFNSKTKLIIVNTPHNPLGKVFDYDELTMIADLAKKHNVLVISDEVYEWMVYEPAKHIRMATLPDMWERTITIGSAGKTFSLTGWKLGWAYGPANLIKNLVVVHQTAIYTCATPVQEATARGFEHEISALDTPESYFQNLCKELRPKMLFLSNVLKETGFKPIIPDGGYFIISNWTSLENKIDLSLETDKYKDLQFTKWLSKNVKLQSIPFSIFFSENSKPSAENYMRLCFFKKDETLKEAEKILTTWTSKLS is encoded by the exons at GATAATATTGTGCAATAGTATTAGAAGAGTTCAATCTGTgctaataaatactaattttttttcaaaaagaaatTTGTTCCTATCAgtgtataattatcaaaataaaatggaaaagTTTAAGTTAGCATCAAGATACGAATCTGGCCAATTTAACGTTTG gattgaatacaataatttggCTATGATTACTAAGCCTTTGAATTTAGGTCAAGGATTTCCAGATTATGAACCACCATCacgtttttctaattttttagcTGAAGTGGCCTCGGAAAAGAATTTATACTCTCATCAATATACTCGTGGTTTG ggTCATATACGTTTGGTGAAAGCATTGTCCAAATTATATTCAAGCTTAATTAACCGGGAAATTGATCCacttaatgaaatattgattACAGTTGGAGCATATGAAGCACTTTTTTGTACTATACAGAGTACTATTGAGGTGGGAGATGaagcaattattattgaaccatTTTTTGATTGCTATGAACCATTAGTACGTATCGCTGGAGGAACTCCCAGATTCATAGCTTTAAAGaat actaaGCCTAACAGTTCAGTATCACATTCGAGTGATTGGAAACTTGACCCAGAAGAACTAGCATCATTATTCAACTCTAAAACTAAGCTTATCATTGTTAACACACCGCATAATCCATTGGGAAAAGTATTTGATTATGACGAGTTAACAATGATTGCAGATTTGGccaaaaaacataatgtacTAGTTATATCTGACGAGGTATATGAGTGGATGGTGTACGAACCAGCTAAGCACATAAGAAtgg ctACACTTCCTGATATGTGGGAAAGAACAATTACGATTGGATCTGCTGGAAAAACATTTAGTTTGACTGGTTGGAAACTTGGATGGGCATATGGTCCGgctaatcttataaaaaatcttgTTGTTGTTCATCAGACTGCAATTTATACATGTGCAACACCAGTTCAGGAAGCTACTGCAAGAGGATTTGAGCATGAAATCAGTGCTCTTGATACACCAgaaagttattttcaaaatctatgTAAAGAGTTAAGACCAAAAATGCTTTTTCTGTCCAATGTGTTAAAAGAAACTGGATTCAAACCTATTATACCTGATGGTggatactttataatttcaaattggaCATCACTTG aaaataaaatagatttaagcCTGGAAACTGATAAGTACAAGGATTTACAGTTTACAAAATGGCTTTCCAAAAACGTCAAACTTCAAAGTATACCATTTTCAATCTTTTTTTCCGAAAACAGTAAACCATCGGCTGAAAACTATATGCGTCTTTGTTTCttcaaa aaagATGAAACTTTAAAGGAAgctgaaaaaattttaactacatgGACAAGCAAATTATCCTAA